A stretch of Labrus mixtus chromosome 7, fLabMix1.1, whole genome shotgun sequence DNA encodes these proteins:
- the LOC132978243 gene encoding adenosine receptor A1-like, which yields MSSSPGIKPREHVDLVYISIETAIALASVLGNVLVVLVVCVNRALRDTTFCFIVSLAVADIAVGVLVIPLAIIISMGFNTQFYTCLFLSCLLLIITQSSILSLLAIAIDRCLRVKIPIRYSTIVTERRAHVAVCLCWILSFLTGLVPMIGWNNHDAHRNSSNIICNFTTVMRMDYMVYFNFFGWVVVPLSVMIALYAEIFRVIRRQLNRRAEATCDGDRYYQKELKLAKSLALVVFLFVVCWLPIHIMNCITFFCRDCHVPKIAFYVGIFMSHVNSALNPMVYAFRIKRFRVTLIQITRRCMLCKPTEPTPTTNIPALEKTDM from the exons ATGTCGTCCTCTCCTGGTATCAAACCTCGGGAGCATGTGGACCTGGTGTACATCTCCATAGAGACCGCCATCGCCCTGGCCTCTGTGCTGGGGAATGTGCTGGTGGTGCTGGTTGTGTGCGTGAACCGGGCTCTCCGAGACACCACATTCTGCTTCATCGTGTCTCTTGCTGTGGCTGACATTGCTGTCGGCGTTCTGGTCATCCCTCTGGCCATCATAATTAGCATGGGATTTAACACTCAATTCTACAcctgcctcttcctctcctgcctGCTGCTCATCATCACCCAGAGCTCCATCCTCTCCCTTCTGGCAATCGCCATTGACCGATGCCTGAGAGTCAAGATTCCTATCAG GTACAGCACCATCGTGACCGAAAGGAGGGCGCATGTTGCAGTTTGCCTGTGTTGGATCCTCTCGTTTCTGACTGGATTGGTTCCCATGATTGGGTGGAATAACCATGATGCTCATAGAAACTCCAGCAACATCATCTGTAATTTCACCACCGTCATGAGGATGGACTACATGGTTTACTTCAACTTCTTTGGCTGGGTGGTGGTACCGCTGTCCGTAATGATTGCTCTTTATGCAGAGATCTTCAGGGTGATCCGACGACAGCTAAACCGGCGAGCTGAGGCGACGTGTGATGGAGACAGGTACTATCAGAAGGAGCTGAAGCTGGCCAAATCTCTGGCCTTGGTGGTCTTCCTCTTTGTTGTGTGTTGGCTGCCGATACACATCATGAACTGCATCACCTTCTTCTGCCGGGACTGTCACGTACCCAAGATTGCCTTTTATGTAGGGATTTTCATGTCCCATGTGAACTCAGCACTCAACCCAATGGTGTATGCATTCAGGATAAAGCGTTTCCGTGTCACGCTGATCCAGATCACTCGACGTTGCATGTTATGTAAACCCACAGAACCAACTCCGACGACCAACATACCAGCCCTGGAGAAGACGGATATGTAA